In Pristis pectinata isolate sPriPec2 chromosome 2, sPriPec2.1.pri, whole genome shotgun sequence, the sequence catgaagagggcatgtcctgaatggtgaggatccttaatgatggatgccatcttcgaggcactgcctcttgaagatgtccttaatggtggggagggttgagcccgtgatggagctggctgagtctacaaccctctgcagcctctttcgatcctgcgcattggagcctccatactagacagtgatgcaaccagtcagaatgctccctaccgttacatctgtagaaatttgcaagagtctttggtgacataccaaatcccctcaaactcctaatgaagtaaagccactggtatgccttcttcatgattgcatcaatgtgttgggcccaagatagatcctctaagatgttgaagccaggaacttgaagctgctcaccctttccaccactgactggtGCCCCACagatgaagactggtgtgtgttctccctacttcccttcctgaagtccacaatcaattccttggtcttgctgacgaggttgttgttgagataccactcaaccagccgatctatctcactcctgttcaCCTTctcatcatcatctgagattctgccaacaacagtggtgtcatcagcgaacttatagatggtgtttgagctgtgcctagccctacagtcatgagtgtagagagagcagtggCTCAGCACACATAGTTGAggtatgcctgtgttgattgtcagcgaggaggagatgttactactgatccgcactgaccgtggtctcccgataaggaagtcgaggatctagttgcagagggaggtacagaggcccaggatttgaagcttgttgattagtactgaggggatgatggtgttgaatgccgagccaTAATCGATAAACAGcggcctgacgtatgttttgctgttgtctcagtgctccaaagccgagtggagagccagtgagattatgtccgctgtagacctgttgtggtggtaggtaaattgcagcgggtccaggtccttgatcAGGCAgtagttaattctagccatgaccaacctcttaaagcacttcatcacagtagatgtgagtgctaccaggcgatagtcattgagacagttcaccctgctcttcttgggcaccagtacgaTTGAGGCCGTTTTAAGCGGGTGGGAACCTTCGATTGCAGCAGAGAGAGGCTGAAGATACCCTTGAACGTTCCAgctagttggtcagcacagactttcagtaccctgccaggtacgctgttgaagtcaaagttgagtttattgtcataagcgcAAGCACACGTACGCACAggtggaatgaaaaacttacttgcagcacatAGCACCACAAGGTCCAATTTTACATCTGCATCATCTGCAGTACAGATAGAAAGATATCCACAGGAATTGTGAGGTAGACCCCTCACAGAACTGAAAAGGAAgcttaaaaagaaaatgcaaactaAAAGTGCAAAAACAATTCCATCACATAGCCTTACAGTTACTTACCTGATCATAGGTTTCCCTGTATTAGAATTAATACTAATTAATGTCAGTTGTTTGTTTGTATACTGACTCTGCACTGGAACAACAGAAGCTTCCCTTCCCTGAGAAGTGGAGTGTTTTGGGTTTGCTGATTAACTGCCTTTAAATAGATGCTTGCTAGTGTCTGTTGGAAAGGAAGAGCTTATTTCATTTATATACGGTTCACCACATGTCAATGTggtttttgaaatgttttgtcaGAAATGTAGCATCCAGTTTTAGcagagcaagcttccacaaacaacaatgatcaTTTAATCTGTTTTGTGAAATAAATTGAGGGGTCATTTACATCCACTTAGAAGGCTGCTAAAGCCTGCTATACCTGTGACATTCGCCAGTTCTGATATGGGACACTGACcagaaattctgtttctctcgcaacagttgctgcctgaactgcagagGATTTGTAGcacttttggagacacaagagtcgaGTTCCTCCGGTGCTTTATGTGTTGCAAtactttttgtttgtattttcctTTTCTCTAACTATATATGAACCTCCTTCCTGGGGTCACCTTGTGTTTGCCGTTGGCAATGGCGCTTATTGTCCTGCCCAGTGATCTTCTATTCTCCGCAGAAAACTGAACCTCTACATCTGTTGGAAAGACTGAATTGGTATCAACAGTCCTCAAATGATAAAACATGTGCCATCTAGTGGTGCCAGGATGCAATTAGCCTTTTACAATTTAAGTTTCCTGGAAGTTAGACTACTGATCTAAGAATTTAATTGTCTTATAGACTGGAGTGACGAAGCTACAGATTGAATTAGTTGTCCAGTatactttttgccttctgtgccCTAAAGTCTAATGGTTTCAAGAACCTCACGAGAAGTACTGGAACTTTCAAAAAGTTATacaatgaagtatttttcagCCTCTTAAGAAACAAATGCATCTACAACTGCATTCTCAAAAACCAATtgcttaatttaattattttctgctcATCTGTGCACCTAATGgcacaagagaaagaaaaatggaattagtgctaaAATCTTCAGTTCCACCTTTCAAATGCCTGATATTGTTCATCCTGATCTTGATGAAAAAAGATGAAGGTTTTGATTGGCTGGTGGTTGGGTCAGTCAAGGGTTATGAGCTTCGGAGTCCTAGGGATAAGCACCATGATGGGCCCAAAGCATAATCAGTGAGACACTAACTTAAAGGGAACGCATAGGCTGCACTTTACCACCACTGGACTTGAAACCTGCTCAAAAGTGCCCCTTTAAACAGCTTTATAAAAAGCAAAAATCagaatcctgatgcaggtctcaacccgaaatgttcaccatctcttctcctccacagatgctgtatgacccacatcctccagcagtttgttttttgctccagattccagcacctgcagtctcttgtgtctccagctctaTAAGAAAACCCAGTTTGGCTGTGATCCTTTGGATCAACGTGATCTATTTCTCTATTTCACTACGAACAATGTCATTGCATGGAATGCAGAAAATGGGTCATATGTGCAGGAGTGATTAGTATCaggttgaatttctggagtgactAAATTTCACCCAGAGATAGGTGGTAGCATTGCTCTGCAGGTGACAGACATTTCCATAGCACCACAGTGAAGCAATTTCAATTCATATATTTCTTGCTCTTGCACTGGAACACTGTCTGTGCCCATAGGAGGAGGATGATTGTCCTGTATGGACTCCGAATGCTAATGGCAGCCACATTCCTGCAGCCCGTTTGTACATGAATCCAAGATGCCCTACtggaaacatttttgaaagacagCCCTGACAAATTAAACATTCCATGGAACAGGCCATTTAATCAAACTGGTCAATGCCAGTGTTCATGCTCTGCACAAAATCATTCCCTCCCTTCTTGTAACTTTCTTAGCGTATGTGAACATAGGAATTAAGAGCAGAAACatatagcagcagagacacaacattcacaagaaaaacataaattaaacatagatctacaaaattatacaagaaagaacacaattagaacaaaaagtccattgtggtgccaagtggtcatagtgttgctacactgaggtaagCGATTACAGTTGTGAAGATTGGTTCAAAAaccgatgtacagtggagagcattctgactggttgcatcaccacctggtatggaggctccaatgtgcaggatcgaaaaagACTGCattgggctgtagactcagccaagctccatcgcgggcacaaccctccccaccatcaaatacATCctaaagaaggtggcatccatcattaaggaccctcaccatccgggatatgccctcttttcAGTACTATcatccgggaggaggtacaggaacctaaagacccacactcaacatttcagggacagcttctttccctctgccatcagatttctgaacggtccatgaacccatgaactctatctcgttattcctcttttgcactattgtatttatttattttttggtaacagtaatttttacgtcttgcactgtactgctgccacaaaacaacaaatttcatgacatatgtcagtaataacaaacctgattctgtttttgaagctggtggtgtgggacttcaagcttcaggtgatggtagctgtgagaagatggcatggcccagatggtggggacctttggtgatagatgttgccttcttaaggcagcgcctcatgtagatactaccgatggtggggagggatgtgtccgtgatgtattgggctgagtctgctaccttatgttcctgtgcattcaaattgctgcatCAGTCCataatgcaactagtcaggatactctcaacagtacatctgtagaagtttgttagactgtTTGGTGACATGCCTGACCTCCTTAACCTttcagaaagtaaagacactggatcaggacaggtcatccaatatgttaacacccaggaatttaaagctgctgacccctctccaccaccaatcccccaatgtagtcTGGCGCATGTTcagcctccttccccttcctaaagtcaataatcagctcttttgttttactgacattgagcaagaggttgttgcaGCATCACTCAACCAGGTGCCCGATCCCACTGGGTGATCCACAACATCAGGTCCTGACCCCAAAGGTGgaccattcctttcctctcacagatgcttctggacccactgagttcttgcagcagacTACGTGCTGTCCATGGTTTTGAAGGGCCACTGCACTACAGGTCCTTCCTGCCCCACCATTGGGCTCCTGCCCCGCTGGGTGAAGCTGGAGCTCGCAGCACCACGCATGCCCAGACTGCCCCACCGTGAGTGGCCTTTGCGCATGTGCCGACGTGGTCCCCGACCAACACTTGTGCGCATGTGCAGTGATCCGAGCAACGAGCTCGCAcatgttgagacacaagagattctgggatctggagtaacacacaaaatgtggtcctgatgaagggcttgacccgaaaccttgactgtttatttcccgccatagacgcagcctgacccgctgagttcctccagcacttcgtgtgtgCGTTGAGAGCGGAGGGCGCATGTGCAGACAGCTGGCGGGAGAAGACCGTGCGCATGCCCAGGATTACCCACCCCCGGGGACACTTGTGCGCATGTGCAGATTGTGAGCGGCGGGGCATAACTGTTGCGCATGCGCCGATATAAACGGGGCGCTCATGGCAAGCGGGGATACTTGTGCGCATGCGTTGAGGGATCCGCGGCTGAGGATGTGCGCATGCGCAGAGACTTTCAGCCGTTGAGGCCTGACGAATCGGCCGTAGGTTGCACATGAAGCTGCCTTGAAGGTAACAGACGTTCAAATACGGTTCAACGGCAGATTGAAGCACAGCAGCTTTATACGGTTAAATACGGGGATGGTCTAGGCGCGGGGATTGGAAGGGATTTTGAACGGTTAAGGGCTGGAAGAGGTTTGAGACAGGGAAGGGCGTGAAGTAAGTGAAAAGGTTGAAGTGCCAACCTTGGCATCTGCTGAGCGGCAGTGGGACAAGTTCGGCCTCGTCCTTGGGATCTGCTTTGCTTTCTTCACCTAAATCTGGGTCTGCTTACTTACAGGGAGTGAGGCGATCTTGCTCCATGTTGATACCTGGAGTTCCTCGGTGTGTTATGtgaagagattgagtaggctgggcCTCTATTCTgtacagtttagaagaataagacatACGGAATGCTTGGTGGGTTTAACGGGCTGGACACGGGGAGGGTGTTTCCCTGTTAAGAAACCCAGAACCAGGGATCATAAACTCTCATGcgccatttaggattgaaataGAGATGTTCCTTCAAGGTtggattgcattcaaaactgagatcaatagatttctggattttgGAAGAAATATAGGATATTGAGATAGGCCAAGCGATGGTGTTGATGTAGAAGATCTGCCATGATTATGTTAAATGTTTGAACAGTCTTGAGGGCCTGAATTGCCTGCTGCTGTTCCTGTTATGCTTCCTTAGGAAGACTCCCAGGATTGAACATAACTTGGTTCTAGTATAttattgtgggttctgaggtagctgagtTCAGTGAAAGACCCACAGATTATACATTAGAGCAGGAGATGCTCAGCCAGTTGGATGTTGGGGCACTCCACCTACTTTTTTCACTGGGTTTCTATGTACTCTTCAATGCCAACCCAAATGACCTTTCTGAATTTTGAGCAATCATTGGTCAGGGATTTCAAGGAGTGTGTGGTAATGTTGCatgttttcaaggaggcttttccTATGTCCACCACATAATCTCTTCCATTGACGGAGTTTGAAATAAAGTGTCTGTTTCAATAGACTGGTGTTGGGCATGAGAATGATGAGGTCTGCCCACAGTTGACTGAATGTAATTAAGCCCTCAATGCTGTGATGTTGACCCAGGAGAAGGTGCTGACgttagtttgcttatcctgccagtggatttgaaggattttgaggAAAGAACTATGGTGGTATTTCCTCAGTGCTTTGTGCTGCCTGCTGCAGGTGGTCCACGTCTCCGAAGCATACAAGAGGGCAGGAATCAATATGGCCTGGTTGACTGTTAGTTTTGAGCCAGGTTTTGGGTCTTAATCTTATTTTTTCAGATAACCAAAGGTGAATTTACTTATTTTGCCTTTGTTGAGAAATGGTTCCCAGGCTCTGGGAAATACTGAGAGTAGAACATGGGAGGCCAGCCAGGAATGCACTGGCATGGTCATGTCTGAAGCAAATAAAGGTATGGATAAAGGCTCATCAATAGTTCAGTTCGAACAGGGCTGGAGTCAACTGATATCACAGGGGTGGAGATGAGCAGTATTAGTAACAGCATTTATAGTCATAAATTACAACAGAGCTGCAGATAGTCTAGTTCAGCCTCGGATAGTTGCCCAAGAGAAAAAGAGTTGTAGCTAGGGAACAGAGTTTGTGACAAGACCGAGGACTTGGTTTTGCCTCCCAAATATTCAGTTGGAGGTTTTTGTACTCATCTCTTTTGGATGTCTTACAAGCAGATATCATCAGCATTCATGTGGGAGCAGGTGCTTTGTTATTGAATGAGAGGTCAAGGAGCAGAGTGTTGAAGAAGTTGGTACTTGGGTGGTGGTGCAGTGATCAATCTTTTATGACAGTAGAGGCTGAATTCAGAAGAGAAACCAGTGCACATTATTTTCTGGCAATGACAATCATACAATGGTGTAACTCACAAGGCACGCAATGGGCTCATTGTGTCTGCGCCTGCTGTCTTAAGTTGGTTCTGACTCCAGACAGCCCTGAAGATTTTCTCTTTCAAACATGTTTCTCCCATCCTTTCAGAAATTGCATTCCAGGTTGTAACAATTCTTTCAAACTAAAGTACACCAGACAATGGAACAAGTACTGAAAGTTGGGTTAGTCTTGGTCGCACCATTTTTTGACCTGCATTGGCATGGTAggccaaatgcctttttttcTGTgccacatttcaaaaaaaagacaaggcTCTGATTCTTTGGTTAAGATAATGGTAGCACCCAATGATGAAACAACTGAACTTGAGGCAGGCAGAGCCAGGTTTCTCACTCATTATCATCTAGCAGAAAGGCAAAGGTGTCAGTATGATTGAGTTCATAGCTGAATAGCTTGCTGATCTGATACTGACCAGGTGGATTATTAGATGTGCCAGTTAATGGATGGAACCATTTTgatatttgtattttaattccAGCTTTAATCAACTGCATTTAAGTTTCCCAGctcccatggtgggatttaaTTTGTGTCTCTGGATCTATAGTCCAGGGCTCTAGATACAAAGACAGCAACTGAACTACTGTGCTACTGCACCCCCAAAGCTATCCTGAAGTTCTTCCATAATTGGCATCTGTGAGGAAATGTTTGGCTTCTCTGACAAGAAGAACCAGGTTGGTTTGATGAGAATACCAGGAATTTGAGAAGTTAATTAACTGTAAATGTAAGActttcctggattggaagcttcACCTTTcctcacaggaaaaaaaaatacgTGGGGCTTGAAgaacagatggtgcaggaggtttGACGACTGATAGGCATGACAGGAGTGTTCTTCTTTACTGTCAAATCCAAATATGGCCCCAACTCCAAAGGCTCCGCCCTGCCGAGAGCCAGAGAAGAATGTGAACTTATCAGAAGCAGAGAGGCAGTCATTGTGTCCTGGAAGGTGCCCTTTGAAGACCTCGTCATCTGCAACTCAGCCCTTGACATGACACACTTGACACCATCCCGTAGCGGTCTATCTGGGCTAGCTTTGTTTTCACTCGTGACCAATAATGGTGTATCCGCAAGTAAAACTTAATAAGCCCTCAGGAACAGACAGTAGTCCTGCTGAAATCCTAATCTTGGccgtgaagagcttcagtcacaaatccacacgTAGGAAGAGGAGGATTTTCCAGGGACCTCAGAGATGCTATAATCATGAACGTCTCAATGAATGGAGATGTCAGACTGTGGAGGGGTCTCCTCAGGTAAAATCATCACTCAGGCCCTCTTCAGCTGCCTCCTCACTGCTCCCTGAATCACTGTGTGGATTCTGGCAATCCAGAGGCACAACTGACATGATTTTCACTGTGCAAAGGTGCAGTGAGCAGCTGCAGTCAGTCCACACAACCTCACCAAAGACTTTACATTCATCAGTCAAAAGGGACATATCCTCCTCAAATACGGCTGTCTACAGAGATTCTTCTCCATTTTGTATTTACTCCATAATGGCATATGAGACCTAATGTTAACCAGTGGGTTTACAACAGAACcgttctcagtgaagactggtgtcaaacattGTGTTATTGTCCCAATGCTTTCTCAATTATTTTTGCTGCAACATTGCGTCTCACCTCTAACCAGTTTTCTTCATGAATGAAAGTCAATCTTCAGAATAAAAGGGAAGCTGTTCTACTTGCATGACTATACTCCAAAACCAAAGGTACTCAAACCCCAGTAGTTGGCCTGCATTGTGGAGAAGGCACTTGCACTTGCATGTGCTTGGAGGCCCAGCTGCCATCGATGATCTCGTACAAAAGGGTGGGTCATATGCTCAACGTGTGCAAGGCACGAGATCTCCACTAACCTGCCCCTGCTGAAGCACACCCCCAACAAGAGACCCTGGAAAATCCCTGGGCCATAACCTATATTTTAGGAGCCACCTCTTGATGAAGGCAGACATGgttaatgaaattcaccactgccttaaaTGTGCCAGCTCAGTCTTTGGTTAATTGAAGTAAAGGGCACTGAAATCAAGATcttagacctggcacaaaactcacaaCCTACTGAacggcagtgatccctgccctcttagGTGCTCCTGAGATCTGGACTGCCTAGAGCAGAcatctcaaggcattggaaaaataccaccacaCAATCCTCCAAACTTGATGGAAGAACAAACAAACGAACATCGGTGTTCTTGCCCAGGCCagcatccccagtattgagggCCTAGTTACAGTTGGTCTGCTACATTAAAATGATTCATGCTAAACTCCAGAAGATGGGGAAGGCATCTGCATCCATCAGATACAAGTGTTCTGTTGGATATCAGTGTAGAGTTGATAGAATGTTCGATAGTTCTGCTAGTTACTGTTTCCTTTTCAGAACCGGTTTCTTTGTCATAAAGCAGAAGTTGACTATTAAAGGTGATTGAAGATCCCCCAGGAGTTTTGCATTAAATTATTAATGCTGTTGATCTTGGAAATTCAAAACACTTTCTATTCTGCCTTTTTTTCAGTACTGGAGAGAAGCCAAGTCCCACACTCTTCACAGACATGTCTACAGTCAACTGCTGGAAGCTTCCCAGAAGAATCTGTAATTGGCGAACATATTCAAAAACCAGTAGATGCACTGAAGTGATGAGACCTGAAGAGAAGAAAGAGAATGATAATAACAAGCCAGGTGTAAGGTTTGACAGGACCAATCTCTTCCTGCCTGGCACAGACTCTCCAATGCTGGATTATAAAATATATTCCTGTCCTGCAGCATACGCCAGTACTAAAATCCAGGCAAAGCAGAATGTTTCCAATGAAACAGATGATTACAGAGATGCCTTCTCACTCTTATTGGAACGTGTTCCATCCATTGTGGGAATCAAGCAAGTGCGTAACACCTACATGGTGACTTGTTCTCGCCGATTGTCCAGTGTCAGAAACACGCTGCTGGATCTGGCCTATGGCAAGTCCAACGAAAACCAGCGTGGTGATGCCTGGTGGCCTGTCACTTCAAAGGAAAAGCCAGAGTTGGACATTGTGGAGGCCTATGATACAAAAGAAGACCCTCGAGGATTTCAGAAAATAGGAAGTGCCTACAAGGGTCTTTGTTTCTGCAACTTGGAGCAGAGAGAGGCCCTCTCTGTGAAAGAGGGGCAGAAGATTCTCTGTAATGTTTCCATCTTGAAAAGCACCCTGACCCCAGGGAGCATATCTGACTATGTTTGGCAGCTGAGCTGGTTGCCAGCCGAGCAACATGTGCTGCTGAAGGCAGATTCCCGCTTTGCAATGCTTTGCCGGTACAGCGTCAACAGCCTGGGAGCATTGACATTGCCTCAGCTCTTCCGACTTCTCGAGGCCATGGTTCGCCTTCAGGTGTCCCCTTCCCACACATTCCTGAAGGCCCTCGAGGCGGAGTTCTGTCGCCGCGTGTGGGATATGGAGTTTGATCAGCTCTTGTTCCTGGCCGACTTGTGGCGCTGCCTTGGGCGCAGTGTGCCGCGGTACATGGAGCTGCTTCTGAGCTATGTGGGGTTGCGGTGGAAAGAGCTGACCATGCCCCAGCTGATTCAGCTCCTCTACATCATTGGGGAAAGTCGTCGAGCACCTCCGGATCTCATGCAGAAACTGGAACTGCTGCTCTCcactcacctggaccagatgaatATGGAGGAAGTTGGAGCTGCTTGCCTGGGTTTTTTCAAGTCAAAAAATGGATTTTCTGAGCAGTTGATGAGGAGAATTGGTGACAAGGTTGCCGCAAAGATGGAAGACATTAGCAACTATAGCTTGGTGAATGTAATGAAAATGTTCCGTTTTACACACTTGAGCCACTTGCCTTTCTTGGAGCGACTAGGGGAGGTAGCAGCTGAACGGATTCCTAGTATTGGCACTCAGGGGGTAATGCATATTGTGCTGGCATGTGCATCATTGCATTATCGAGATAGTCGTCTGTTGGATGCTGTTGCTGCCAAGGTGCCTTCAAAGGTACAGTACTGCAGGAGCAAAGACGTTGCCAAATACCTCTGGTCCTTTTCAGCTTTGAACTATGAACCTGAAAATGCAGCAGAATTTTTCTCCAGCTTAACTGAGCAGATACACCATAAAATGCATGAATTTCAGCGTTTCCCAGAGCACTTCCTCACGGCTTTGTTGGCGCTGGCATTTACTCAGCGCTTCCCTCACGACCTGATTGATGCTGCTTTGAGTCCAGAGTTTATTAAGCTAGCGACCGAAGGGAGTCCATTTGAGCTGAAGAAAGACCTCTTCACACTTGACGGAACGGTGGCAATTGAGTGCCCCGATTACAAAGGCCATCGCCTGCCATTGCAGTTACAGCAGGAAGTTACAGAAATGCTCTGGAATTTTGCCAGGCAGGACATTTGTG encodes:
- the LOC127567428 gene encoding FAST kinase domain-containing protein 5, mitochondrial, which encodes MSTVNCWKLPRRICNWRTYSKTSRCTEVMRPEEKKENDNNKPGVRFDRTNLFLPGTDSPMLDYKIYSCPAAYASTKIQAKQNVSNETDDYRDAFSLLLERVPSIVGIKQVRNTYMVTCSRRLSSVRNTLLDLAYGKSNENQRGDAWWPVTSKEKPELDIVEAYDTKEDPRGFQKIGSAYKGLCFCNLEQREALSVKEGQKILCNVSILKSTLTPGSISDYVWQLSWLPAEQHVLLKADSRFAMLCRYSVNSLGALTLPQLFRLLEAMVRLQVSPSHTFLKALEAEFCRRVWDMEFDQLLFLADLWRCLGRSVPRYMELLLSYVGLRWKELTMPQLIQLLYIIGESRRAPPDLMQKLELLLSTHLDQMNMEEVGAACLGFFKSKNGFSEQLMRRIGDKVAAKMEDISNYSLVNVMKMFRFTHLSHLPFLERLGEVAAERIPSIGTQGVMHIVLACASLHYRDSRLLDAVAAKVPSKVQYCRSKDVAKYLWSFSALNYEPENAAEFFSSLTEQIHHKMHEFQRFPEHFLTALLALAFTQRFPHDLIDAALSPEFIKLATEGSPFELKKDLFTLDGTVAIECPDYKGHRLPLQLQQEVTEMLWNFARQDICVKPEMVEAATLLQIMLGGPQFVKNHLILPHTRSADLEVHFDSTGKPLPFHTEVMNKDVQKLELKFNSVQVTDELISQLAKRSTSRSILKSDPDNLGVREDEEMVNNLHKTEDVKERRHVGFNLKLFRNDVPFTDSLLSSLTNSKIADKETARQPKEPSEIRKLAIQVSNRNHYCHSSHILLGLHSMKRRQLVRAGYVVVELPYWEWVPLLKRTRSEKMSYLHQKLYNSLD